The following proteins are encoded in a genomic region of Enterocloster clostridioformis:
- a CDS encoding TRAP transporter small permease: MPVIFQKIDKIRPAYDMTYRAVLFLCKLLLVVDILITSMAVAGRYISFIPDPAWSEEVVLTCMSYMAVLSAALAIRRGAHIRMTAFDRYLPPKLVRSLDIIADLAVLVLAVIMITVGWKYATGIGSKGTYVSMPKVSRFWMYFPVPLAGVAMLVFEVEALYNHVKSFFVKEGME, translated from the coding sequence ATGCCTGTAATATTTCAAAAGATTGATAAAATCAGGCCTGCATATGATATGACATACAGGGCCGTACTGTTCCTTTGCAAGCTGCTTCTGGTAGTGGATATCCTTATCACAAGCATGGCTGTGGCAGGAAGGTACATTTCGTTCATTCCCGACCCTGCGTGGAGTGAAGAGGTAGTTCTGACCTGTATGTCCTATATGGCAGTGCTTTCGGCAGCTCTTGCCATCAGAAGGGGCGCCCATATACGCATGACCGCGTTTGACCGGTATCTGCCCCCCAAGCTGGTAAGAAGCCTGGATATCATCGCTGACTTGGCAGTGCTTGTGCTTGCAGTCATTATGATTACGGTGGGCTGGAAGTATGCCACGGGAATCGGCTCAAAGGGTACATATGTGAGCATGCCTAAGGTCTCCAGGTTCTGGATGTATTTCCCGGTGCCTCTGGCCGGCGTGGCCATGCTGGTTTTCGAAGTAGAGGCATTATATAATCATGTAAAGAGCTTCTTTGTAAAGGAGGGGATGGAGTAA
- a CDS encoding TRAP transporter substrate-binding protein, which produces MKKRWISTALCAAMVAGSLAGCGLKSPDTAATAAPAATEAPATEAAKTEGDAAEEAKTEAAADTSDMPEVTLVMAEVNPLDTIVGQTDSKFKETVEEMSGGKIKIDLQASGVLGSENDVLDTMLGGGGTIDISRISAFALTSYGAEKSVLLSIPYTFANRDHFWKFADSDLAPEFLMEPHDNGLGVRGLYYGEEGFRHFFTVKEVKGLDDLKGMKLRVSNDPIMNGMVEGLGASPTVVSFNELYSALQTGVVDGAEQPIANYKSNAFQEVAPNLILDGHTLGAIQVIITDEAWDKLTEEQQNILVEAGKVASQFNRTISEDKEKEVLDALKAEGVNVVEVPDIKPWQDACKDIIESSTKDQAELYQQILDMNK; this is translated from the coding sequence ATGAAAAAAAGATGGATTAGCACCGCATTGTGTGCAGCGATGGTAGCCGGTTCCCTGGCAGGCTGTGGCTTAAAGAGCCCTGATACAGCAGCCACAGCAGCTCCCGCAGCAACTGAGGCACCTGCTACAGAGGCCGCAAAGACAGAGGGGGATGCAGCCGAGGAGGCTAAGACCGAAGCAGCAGCTGATACCAGCGATATGCCGGAGGTTACCCTGGTTATGGCAGAGGTTAACCCGCTGGATACCATTGTTGGACAGACTGATTCTAAGTTTAAGGAAACCGTTGAGGAGATGTCCGGCGGCAAGATTAAGATTGACCTGCAGGCCAGCGGTGTCCTTGGTTCAGAGAACGACGTTCTTGATACCATGCTGGGCGGCGGCGGCACCATTGATATTTCCCGTATTTCCGCGTTTGCCCTGACAAGCTACGGCGCTGAGAAGTCCGTGCTTCTGTCCATTCCTTATACATTTGCAAACCGTGACCACTTCTGGAAGTTTGCTGACAGCGATCTGGCTCCTGAGTTCTTGATGGAACCGCATGACAACGGACTTGGCGTAAGAGGCCTGTACTACGGCGAGGAAGGTTTCCGTCACTTCTTCACTGTTAAGGAAGTTAAGGGCTTAGATGACTTAAAGGGCATGAAGCTGCGTGTGTCCAACGACCCGATCATGAACGGTATGGTGGAAGGCCTTGGCGCAAGCCCAACGGTAGTTTCCTTCAACGAACTGTACTCCGCGCTTCAGACAGGTGTTGTGGACGGTGCTGAGCAGCCAATCGCTAATTACAAGTCCAACGCATTCCAGGAAGTTGCTCCAAACCTGATTTTGGACGGCCATACACTGGGCGCAATCCAGGTTATCATCACGGATGAAGCTTGGGATAAGCTGACAGAAGAGCAGCAGAACATCCTGGTGGAAGCCGGCAAGGTTGCATCTCAGTTCAACAGAACTATTTCCGAGGATAAGGAAAAAGAGGTTCTTGATGCTTTGAAGGCTGAGGGTGTCAACGTGGTTGAGGTTCCTGATATCAAGCCATGGCAGGATGCTTGTAAAGACATCATCGAGTCTTCTACAAAGGACCAGGCTGAACTGTATCAGCAGATTCTTGACATGAACAAATAA